Below is a window of Limibacillus halophilus DNA.
CGCCGAAAGGATCCAACTGACTGATGACCAGACTCTTCATCGACGCCGACGCCTGTCCGGTAAAACGCGAAGCGCTGCGTATCGCCGAACGCCATGGACTGCAGGTGTTCATGGTATCCAATGGCGGTATCCGGCCCGACCCCTCGCCGCTGGTCGAGACGATCATCGTTCCAGCTGACCCGGATGCAGCAGATCGTTGGATTGCCGACCGGATTGAACCGGGAGATATTTGCGTCACGCAGGACACACCGCTTGCGGCGGTCTGCATAGGCAAAGGCGGCAGCGCCCTGCGTGCCAACGGTGAGCCTTTTACTCAGAACAACATCGGCAATGCGATGGCAATGCGCGACCTGATGGCCGA
It encodes the following:
- a CDS encoding YaiI/YqxD family protein; amino-acid sequence: MTRLFIDADACPVKREALRIAERHGLQVFMVSNGGIRPDPSPLVETIIVPADPDAADRWIADRIEPGDICVTQDTPLAAVCIGKGGSALRANGEPFTQNNIGNAMAMRDLMADLRAANPLAAMGSGRSFTKADRSRFLGALDTLIRKLHKAGS